Proteins found in one Pseudomonas sp. P8_241 genomic segment:
- a CDS encoding GtrA family protein: MRRVWKGLSSYTVIGVANTLIHWQIFFLLSVAAGLRQAISNLAAFCVAASFSFYMNALYTFDAKASVAGYVLFITGMGALSLGVGHAGDVWRLHGLLTVALFSALSLVFGFLYSKYVVFREHDA, translated from the coding sequence ATGAGAAGGGTATGGAAAGGATTGTCCAGCTACACGGTCATCGGGGTCGCCAACACCCTGATCCACTGGCAGATCTTTTTTTTGCTGAGCGTGGCGGCAGGCCTGCGTCAGGCTATCAGCAATCTAGCGGCCTTCTGCGTGGCCGCTTCGTTTTCCTTTTACATGAACGCGCTCTACACCTTCGACGCCAAGGCCTCGGTCGCCGGTTACGTGCTATTTATTACTGGCATGGGCGCGTTGAGCCTGGGCGTTGGCCATGCCGGCGACGTCTGGCGTCTTCACGGCTTGCTGACGGTGGCTCTGTTTTCCGCGTTGAGCCTGGTGTTCGGCTTCCTGTACTCCAAGTACGTGGTCTTTCGCGAGCACGATGCATGA
- a CDS encoding glycosyltransferase family 2 protein yields MKVSLIVPVFNEEQSINLFYQAVRRELQLGDIEVEIVFINDGSTDRTAEQATALAQTDDQVVLINFSRNFGKEPALFAGLEYASGDAVIPMDVDLQDPINVIPLLIEQWRKGADVVLAKRRSRSADGYLRRHSASIFYHVLNRIAYTRIEENVGDFRLMDRKVVNVIRSLPEHQLFMKGVLSWAGFNTVVVEYERAGRVAGSSKFNGWKLWNLALEGVTSFSTVPLRLWTYVGGAVSIFAVLYAVYMVLDKIFFGNSVPGYPSLMTAILFLGGVQLIGIGILGEYIGRIYIEAKHRPRYVVKDIVGGKDRVEP; encoded by the coding sequence ATGAAGGTTTCGCTCATCGTCCCGGTGTTCAATGAAGAGCAGTCGATCAACCTGTTTTATCAGGCGGTTCGACGCGAGTTGCAGCTCGGTGACATCGAAGTCGAGATTGTGTTCATCAATGACGGCAGCACCGATCGAACGGCGGAGCAGGCCACCGCCCTGGCCCAAACCGATGACCAGGTGGTGCTGATCAATTTCTCGCGCAATTTCGGCAAGGAGCCAGCGCTGTTCGCGGGCCTGGAATACGCCAGCGGCGATGCGGTGATCCCGATGGACGTCGACCTGCAGGATCCGATCAACGTCATCCCGCTGTTGATCGAACAATGGCGAAAAGGCGCCGACGTGGTGCTTGCCAAGCGCCGCAGCCGATCCGCCGACGGTTACCTCAGGCGCCACAGTGCATCGATTTTCTACCACGTGCTCAATCGCATCGCGTACACCCGCATCGAAGAAAATGTCGGGGACTTCCGGCTCATGGATCGCAAGGTCGTGAACGTGATCCGCTCTTTGCCCGAGCATCAACTGTTCATGAAAGGCGTGCTCTCGTGGGCCGGGTTCAACACCGTGGTGGTGGAATATGAACGGGCCGGGCGAGTGGCGGGCAGCAGCAAGTTCAATGGCTGGAAACTGTGGAACCTGGCGCTGGAAGGCGTGACCTCGTTCAGCACCGTGCCCTTGCGGTTATGGACGTATGTGGGGGGCGCCGTTTCGATCTTTGCTGTGTTGTATGCGGTGTACATGGTGCTGGACAAGATTTTCTTCGGCAACAGCGTTCCCGGTTACCCGTCGCTGATGACGGCAATCCTGTTTCTTGGCGGCGTGCAACTGATCGGCATCGGCATCCTCGGCGAATACATCGGACGCATCTACATCGAAGCCAAGCACCGGCCGCGCTACGTGGTCAAAGACATTGTCGGCGGCAAAGACCGGGTCGAGCCCTAG
- a CDS encoding glucosyltransferase domain-containing protein produces MGRFSDFFIRELGRRQVWCFFLLATLVYALPLILADFPYIDDNWRSLSAGMAWAEQGRLFAQLFFNVLTFTDAAPNIFPLPLLIATLAMASALTSLTFHYFRQPTIACCLVLLPLWYNPFFLQNLSYQYDGAPMALSVVAVMYAITFRHPRRSVQWLVPSFLIALALGLYQVSLNVFLGLCCLEVLRAAHDKTAWSQWPGLIGWKFAQVLLGWLIYCVSAYPFMGSSRTLLLNWAASPWLQIHINIARVLEKVVLLFHGGLVWVFAGLLLCAVAGAIRLGLMVVQREDSRAKKFLIGLLCLLTVPVVVLLVSGVALFFRDFNEGARTLMGFAVLLVLLFYLSYLALASVHERLPLLLVVPLLAMLSLSFAYGRVLTVQKTFATSALFNLERDIASRPLLRDAKRIYLSVSYSDHWLAGAAGSFKQMPVLHYLLNIDFYMLAENLPKVGITNVVAEKDRRNATRVGYQGYPALVESQYYRIFLIGDYGFIVMKEPAPIKSLRW; encoded by the coding sequence ATGGGCCGGTTCAGCGACTTTTTTATTCGTGAACTGGGGCGACGCCAGGTCTGGTGTTTTTTTCTGCTGGCGACCCTGGTCTATGCGTTGCCGTTGATCCTTGCGGACTTCCCCTACATCGATGACAACTGGCGCTCGCTGTCTGCGGGCATGGCCTGGGCCGAGCAGGGGCGATTGTTTGCCCAGTTGTTTTTCAACGTACTGACGTTCACCGATGCGGCGCCGAACATCTTTCCGCTGCCCTTGTTGATCGCCACGCTGGCCATGGCTTCGGCGCTCACCAGCCTGACCTTTCATTACTTTCGCCAACCGACTATCGCCTGTTGCCTGGTGTTGTTGCCCCTCTGGTACAACCCGTTCTTCCTGCAGAACCTGTCCTATCAATACGACGGCGCACCCATGGCATTAAGTGTTGTGGCGGTGATGTATGCGATCACCTTTCGTCATCCCAGGCGCAGCGTGCAATGGCTGGTGCCGTCCTTTCTGATTGCGTTGGCATTGGGACTTTATCAGGTGAGCCTGAATGTGTTTCTGGGGCTGTGTTGCCTGGAGGTATTGCGGGCTGCACACGACAAAACAGCCTGGTCGCAATGGCCCGGTCTGATCGGTTGGAAATTCGCCCAAGTGCTTCTGGGCTGGCTGATCTACTGCGTCAGCGCCTATCCGTTCATGGGCTCAAGTCGAACGCTATTGCTCAATTGGGCGGCGTCCCCCTGGCTGCAGATCCACATCAACATCGCCCGGGTGCTGGAAAAAGTCGTGCTGCTGTTTCATGGGGGGTTGGTCTGGGTCTTTGCCGGGCTGTTGTTGTGCGCCGTCGCCGGTGCTATTCGCCTCGGTTTGATGGTGGTGCAGCGCGAAGACAGTCGTGCGAAAAAATTTTTGATCGGCCTGCTGTGTTTGCTGACCGTGCCGGTCGTGGTGCTGTTGGTGTCGGGTGTGGCGTTGTTCTTTCGCGACTTCAACGAAGGCGCCAGAACCCTGATGGGGTTTGCTGTGTTGCTGGTGCTGCTGTTCTACCTGAGTTATCTGGCGTTGGCGTCCGTGCATGAGCGACTGCCCTTGTTGTTGGTCGTGCCGCTATTGGCGATGCTGTCGCTGTCGTTCGCGTACGGGCGAGTATTGACCGTGCAGAAAACCTTCGCGACCAGCGCCTTGTTCAACCTTGAACGAGACATCGCCAGCCGCCCGCTACTGCGTGACGCCAAGCGCATTTACCTGTCGGTGAGCTATTCCGATCATTGGTTGGCGGGCGCGGCCGGTTCGTTCAAGCAGATGCCGGTGTTGCATTATTTGCTCAATATCGACTTTTACATGCTGGCGGAAAACCTGCCGAAAGTCGGCATCACCAACGTGGTCGCGGAGAAGGACCGGCGCAACGCCACACGCGTGGGTTATCAAGGTTATCCGGCGCTGGTGGAGAGCCAGTACTACCGGATTTTCCTGATTGGTGATTACGGCTTCATCGTGATGAAAGAACCGGCCCCGATCAAATCATTGCGCTGGTGA
- a CDS encoding FMN-binding glutamate synthase family protein codes for MSLSLLSRYAFFAVCVIFTLASLPFLEHDWLWPITAVTGVLSLIGLFDLLQSPHAVRRNYPILGNIRYLVEGIRPEIRQYLLESDSDALPFSRAQRSLVYSRAKNESADKPFGTLIDVYQSGFEFIGHSMRPAPLSDPGSFRVTVGGPQCTQPYSASVFNISAMSFGSLSANAIRALNQGAKLGNFAHDTGEGSISPYHREHGGDLTWELGSGYFGCRTADGRFDPERFAAQAQTPQVRMIEIKMSQGAKPGHGGILPKHKVTREIADTRGILMGEDCVSPSRHSAFSTPIEMMHFIQQLRELSGGKPVGFKFCLGHPWEFMGIAKAMLETGILPDFIVVDGKEGGTGAAPVEFTDHIGVPMREGLLFVHNTLVGLNLRDKIKLGASGKIVSAFDIASVLAIGADWANSARGFMFAIGCIQSQSCHTNKCPTGVATQDNLRQRALVVPDKAQRVFSFHRNTLKALAEMLAAAGLDHPSQLSAKHLVRRMSATEIKLFSQLHVFLKPGELLSGEVSGEFYSRMWQMARADSFEPNEEAAA; via the coding sequence ATGAGCCTGTCACTCCTGAGCCGCTACGCCTTCTTTGCCGTCTGCGTCATCTTCACCCTCGCCAGCCTGCCCTTTCTTGAACACGATTGGCTCTGGCCGATCACTGCCGTCACCGGCGTACTGAGCCTCATAGGGCTGTTCGACCTGCTGCAAAGCCCTCACGCGGTGCGCCGCAACTATCCGATCCTGGGCAACATCCGCTATCTGGTCGAAGGCATCCGCCCGGAGATCCGCCAGTACCTGCTCGAATCCGACAGCGACGCCCTGCCCTTCTCCCGGGCACAGCGCTCGCTGGTCTACTCCCGGGCCAAGAACGAATCCGCCGACAAACCCTTCGGCACCTTGATTGATGTGTACCAGTCGGGCTTCGAATTCATCGGCCACTCCATGCGCCCGGCACCGCTGAGCGACCCGGGCAGTTTTCGCGTGACCGTGGGTGGCCCGCAGTGCACACAACCGTATTCGGCGTCCGTGTTCAATATCTCGGCCATGAGTTTCGGCTCACTCAGCGCCAACGCGATTCGCGCGCTGAACCAGGGTGCCAAACTCGGCAACTTCGCCCATGACACCGGCGAGGGCAGCATCAGCCCTTATCACCGCGAGCACGGTGGCGACCTGACCTGGGAACTGGGCAGCGGTTACTTCGGCTGCCGCACCGCCGACGGCCGATTCGATCCGGAGCGTTTCGCTGCGCAGGCACAAACGCCTCAGGTGCGGATGATCGAAATCAAGATGAGCCAAGGCGCCAAGCCCGGCCACGGCGGCATCCTGCCCAAGCACAAGGTCACCCGGGAAATCGCCGACACCCGCGGCATTCTCATGGGTGAAGACTGCGTGTCGCCATCGCGGCACAGCGCGTTTTCGACACCGATTGAAATGATGCATTTCATCCAGCAACTGCGCGAACTGTCCGGCGGCAAACCGGTGGGCTTCAAGTTTTGTCTCGGCCATCCGTGGGAGTTCATGGGTATCGCCAAGGCCATGCTGGAGACGGGCATCCTTCCGGATTTCATCGTCGTCGACGGCAAGGAAGGCGGCACCGGCGCCGCCCCCGTGGAGTTCACCGACCACATCGGCGTGCCGATGCGCGAAGGCCTGCTGTTCGTGCACAACACCCTCGTGGGCCTGAACCTGCGGGACAAGATCAAGCTCGGCGCCAGCGGCAAGATCGTCAGCGCCTTCGACATTGCCAGTGTTTTAGCCATTGGTGCCGACTGGGCCAACTCCGCACGTGGCTTCATGTTCGCCATTGGTTGCATCCAGTCGCAAAGCTGCCACACCAACAAATGCCCGACCGGCGTCGCCACCCAGGACAATCTGCGCCAACGGGCCCTGGTGGTGCCGGACAAGGCTCAGCGGGTGTTCAGTTTCCACCGCAACACCCTCAAGGCTTTGGCGGAAATGCTTGCCGCCGCCGGCCTCGACCACCCTTCACAACTGTCGGCCAAGCATCTGGTGCGACGCATGTCGGCGACCGAGATCAAGTTGTTCTCGCAACTGCACGTGTTCCTCAAACCCGGCGAATTACTCAGCGGGGAAGTGAGCGGCGAGTTCTATTCGCGGATGTGGCAGATGGCGCGGGCGGACAGTTTCGAGCCCAACGAGGAGGCTGCGGCATGA
- a CDS encoding NUDIX domain-containing protein, which produces MSTFPDQSTGLIRIAAALLIGADGRTLQVRKRGTQAFMQPGGKIEAHELPVHALARELEEELGLIIDPVSATFLGQFSAPAANEPGFVVQADIFQLTIDADVTPAAEIEEVIWIDPASDAGVTLAPLTRDLILPFYRASLTAIA; this is translated from the coding sequence ATGTCGACGTTTCCAGACCAGTCCACTGGACTAATCCGCATTGCCGCCGCGCTATTGATCGGTGCCGACGGTCGAACCCTGCAGGTGCGAAAGCGCGGTACGCAGGCGTTCATGCAACCGGGGGGCAAAATCGAAGCCCATGAGTTGCCGGTTCATGCGCTGGCCAGAGAACTGGAAGAGGAGTTGGGTCTGATCATCGATCCCGTCAGCGCGACGTTTCTTGGGCAGTTCTCTGCCCCCGCCGCCAACGAGCCGGGATTTGTCGTACAGGCAGATATCTTTCAGCTGACAATCGATGCAGACGTCACCCCGGCGGCAGAGATCGAAGAAGTGATCTGGATCGACCCGGCCAGCGACGCTGGTGTCACGCTGGCGCCATTGACACGAGACCTGATCCTGCCGTTTTATCGAGCCTCGCTGACCGCGATCGCCTGA
- a CDS encoding LysE family translocator has product MIPLQDLLIFAAAALLMVLTPGPNMVYLISRSICQGRKAGVISLLGVVAGFFVHLFAAAAGLTAVFLAVPMAYEVLKWAGALYLLWLAWQAVKPGARSPFEARQLPPDSSRKLITMGFLTSALNPKIAVFYLSIFPQFISPEHGSVFSQSLILGLTQISVSFTVNLLIAVFAAGIASWFVNNPTWLATQRYFMGFVLSTLAVRMMLEQRRMA; this is encoded by the coding sequence ATGATCCCGCTCCAGGACTTGCTGATCTTCGCCGCCGCCGCATTGCTGATGGTGCTGACGCCGGGGCCGAACATGGTCTACCTGATCTCCCGTTCGATCTGTCAGGGACGCAAGGCCGGGGTGATTTCGTTGCTGGGTGTGGTAGCGGGGTTCTTTGTGCATCTGTTCGCTGCCGCTGCCGGTTTGACGGCGGTGTTCCTGGCGGTGCCGATGGCCTATGAAGTGTTGAAATGGGCCGGCGCGTTGTACCTGCTGTGGCTGGCCTGGCAGGCCGTCAAACCGGGTGCGCGCTCGCCGTTCGAAGCCCGGCAACTGCCGCCGGATTCGTCTCGAAAACTGATCACCATGGGTTTTCTGACCAGCGCTCTGAACCCGAAAATCGCGGTGTTCTATCTCTCGATATTTCCGCAGTTCATTTCACCTGAACACGGTTCGGTGTTCAGCCAAAGCCTCATCCTCGGTCTGACCCAGATCAGCGTCAGTTTCACCGTCAACCTGCTGATCGCGGTGTTTGCCGCGGGCATCGCGTCGTGGTTCGTCAACAACCCGACGTGGTTGGCGACGCAGCGTTACTTCATGGGCTTTGTGCTGTCGACGCTGGCGGTGCGGATGATGCTCGAGCAAAGACGCATGGCCTGA